The sequence below is a genomic window from Capsicum annuum cultivar UCD-10X-F1 unplaced genomic scaffold, UCD10Xv1.1 ctg5742, whole genome shotgun sequence.
TATCCATCTTATTTAGCTGCCCCAATCTCATATTCGCAGCCTTATTCCAGTTCAAATTAAGCTGCTTCAGTTCCCACAATGTTTTATTCTCTAGTTCAATCGGCAAATGGCATAccttgccataaaccaattggtatggcaACATGCCAATGGATGTATTGAAAGACGTTCGATATGCCAATAAGCCATCGTCCAGGttcctagaccaatccttccAGCTAGCATTTATAGTCTTGGCCAGGATAGCTTTGATTTCCCGATTAGAGATCTCCACCTGCCCATAGGTCTGTGGGTTATATGGAGTAACCACCTTATGCTGTCTGACTCTATATTTTTCCAAGGCGACTCTGAATATCTTGTTGCAAAAATGTGATCCTCCATTGCTTA
It includes:
- the LOC124893316 gene encoding uncharacterized protein LOC124893316, producing the protein MSKWVEAVALADNEGKRVVVFLKRNIFSCFGVPHTIISNGGSHFCNKIFRVALEKYRVRQHKVVTPYNPQTYGQVEISNREIKAILAKTINASWKDWSRNLDDGLLAYRTSFNTSIGMLPYQLVYGKVCHLPIELENKTLWELKQLNLNWNKAANMRLGQLNKMDKFHLGAYDWVDLYKKRMKKYHDSRIEKQDFQIGDL